A window of Fictibacillus halophilus contains these coding sequences:
- a CDS encoding acyl-CoA dehydrogenase family protein — protein MDYLYETYIKSKKLRNWFDKIDILAGGFAKRADTYDQKSEFPFENVAELKKAGYLSLTIPIEFGGEGLNLYEFVLLQERIATGDAATALCLGWHLGCFLELAEERTWDEEMLKMLCEKVVHDQVLVNRAATEPATGSPTRGGMPQTTAFKRGDQWIINGRKTFTSMAPALDYAIVSAQIGETGKKGNFMISMKSEGVSIEETWDTVAMRGTRSDDLIMKDVKVEKSALVEQDRGKSELPKAWLLHIPACYIGIAVAARNEAVHFAKTYQPNSLPGPIGEVPEVQRKVGEMELELFHAREILYSVAQRWVDEPHYRMQMGSELMAVKHVVTNAAARVVDLAMRIVGARSLAMSSPLQRHYRDVRAGLHNPPMDDIVISTLAKRALE, from the coding sequence GTGGATTATTTATATGAAACGTATATAAAATCAAAGAAATTGCGAAATTGGTTTGATAAGATTGATATTCTAGCAGGTGGATTTGCTAAGAGAGCGGACACATATGATCAAAAAAGTGAATTTCCATTTGAAAATGTAGCTGAATTAAAAAAAGCGGGATACCTATCTTTAACCATTCCCATTGAATTTGGTGGAGAAGGGCTAAATTTGTATGAATTTGTTCTATTGCAAGAAAGGATTGCAACCGGCGATGCAGCTACTGCATTGTGTCTCGGATGGCATCTAGGCTGTTTTTTAGAACTAGCTGAGGAACGAACATGGGATGAAGAAATGTTGAAGATGCTTTGTGAAAAAGTAGTGCATGATCAAGTGTTAGTGAACCGGGCAGCAACGGAACCAGCAACAGGAAGTCCTACGCGTGGAGGAATGCCGCAAACAACAGCATTTAAGAGGGGTGACCAGTGGATTATTAATGGAAGAAAAACCTTCACTTCTATGGCACCTGCACTTGATTATGCAATTGTTTCAGCACAAATCGGAGAAACGGGTAAGAAAGGGAATTTCATGATCTCTATGAAATCCGAAGGTGTATCAATTGAAGAAACATGGGATACAGTAGCGATGCGTGGAACCCGAAGTGATGATCTGATCATGAAGGATGTAAAAGTTGAAAAGAGTGCTTTAGTCGAACAAGATCGAGGCAAAAGCGAACTGCCAAAAGCGTGGCTTCTTCATATACCAGCGTGTTACATCGGTATTGCGGTTGCAGCACGAAACGAAGCTGTTCACTTTGCAAAAACATATCAACCAAATAGTCTCCCAGGACCGATTGGAGAAGTACCAGAAGTGCAAAGAAAAGTTGGTGAGATGGAGCTAGAGCTCTTCCATGCAAGGGAGATATTATACAGTGTTGCTCAAAGATGGGTAGACGAACCTCATTATAGAATGCAAATGGGTTCAGAATTAATGGCAGTAAAACACGTCGTAACGAATGCGGCAGCAAGAGTGGTTGATCTAGCTATGAGGATTGTTGGAGCAAGAAGTTTAGCTATGTCTAGCCCGTTACAAAGGCATTACCGGGATGTTAGAGCAGGACTTCATAATCCGCCGATGGATGATATCGTTATTAGTACGCTAGCAAAAAGAGCATTGGAATAA
- a CDS encoding glyoxalase superfamily protein: MNQYQIKNTIPVLRIFDEDKAREFYLDFLGFSLDWEHRYEDDFPIYMQVSLGHCSLHLSEHHGDSSPGIKIRIHVEGIEAYHQFLAKKKYKYARPGLEEAHGFKEVRVGDPFGNEFCFVEKI; this comes from the coding sequence ATGAATCAATATCAAATAAAAAACACAATTCCTGTCCTTCGAATATTTGATGAAGATAAAGCAAGAGAATTCTACCTAGACTTTCTTGGATTTTCGTTAGATTGGGAACATCGTTACGAAGACGATTTTCCGATCTATATGCAGGTTTCCCTAGGGCACTGTTCATTACATCTGTCTGAGCATCATGGTGATTCGAGTCCTGGAATTAAAATAAGGATACACGTTGAAGGAATTGAAGCATATCATCAATTTTTGGCTAAAAAAAAATATAAGTATGCTAGACCCGGATTGGAAGAGGCACATGGGTTTAAAGAAGTTAGAGTGGGTGATCCGTTCGGAAACGAGTTTTGTTTTGTAGAGAAGATTTAA
- a CDS encoding VOC family protein, with protein MNERLVRVGTTYVPVLHVDLSAKWYAEKLGATINYCDDEKAILNLAEQSFFLVRSREGETSNFTDYRGSTRFFLTFEVDGKEALYNLHAEFRDQGIQTGDIEDRGHIGKNFVFSDLDGNRFDVWSVLSPTYKALQNQAVSEIER; from the coding sequence TTGAATGAAAGACTAGTCCGTGTTGGTACGACCTATGTGCCTGTTTTGCATGTTGATCTTTCCGCTAAATGGTATGCAGAAAAGCTTGGTGCAACGATTAACTATTGTGATGACGAAAAAGCCATACTTAATCTAGCAGAACAAAGTTTTTTCTTAGTGAGATCACGAGAAGGTGAGACCTCAAACTTTACTGACTATAGAGGAAGTACAAGATTTTTCTTAACGTTTGAAGTTGACGGAAAGGAAGCACTGTATAACTTGCATGCTGAATTTAGAGATCAGGGCATACAAACAGGGGATATTGAAGATCGTGGACATATCGGTAAGAATTTCGTTTTTTCTGATCTGGATGGGAACCGTTTTGATGTTTGGAGTGTGCTAAGTCCGACGTATAAAGCGTTACAAAATCAAGCTGTTTCAGAGATAGAAAGATGA
- a CDS encoding TetR/AcrR family transcriptional regulator: MSNSEWINDLINDNEAPTMSDKQQKILEAAIDTFSEKGYAASSTSEIAKKAGVAEGTIFRHFKTKKELLLAIVTPTVAKFVAPFFIKSFAKEVFENEYEHYEDFIRVIAKNRLEFVRKQFPVLKIFIQEIAFHDELREPFQKLFTQHVYQKFKKIIEHFQEKGEIVSLPPETIMRMTASSIIGYILPRFLLFSDKEWDDEKEIDQIVAFIMYGLTGKR, encoded by the coding sequence ATGTCCAATTCAGAGTGGATCAACGACCTAATTAACGATAACGAAGCCCCTACGATGAGTGATAAACAGCAGAAAATCCTAGAAGCAGCCATAGATACTTTTTCAGAAAAGGGATATGCTGCTTCTTCTACAAGTGAGATCGCAAAAAAAGCCGGAGTTGCTGAAGGCACGATTTTTCGTCACTTTAAAACGAAAAAAGAGCTGTTGCTTGCTATCGTTACACCAACAGTAGCAAAATTTGTAGCTCCCTTTTTTATCAAGTCCTTCGCAAAAGAGGTATTTGAGAATGAATATGAGCACTATGAAGACTTTATAAGAGTGATTGCTAAGAACCGGCTTGAGTTTGTTCGCAAGCAGTTTCCTGTCTTAAAAATCTTTATTCAAGAGATCGCTTTTCATGATGAATTACGCGAGCCGTTTCAAAAGCTTTTCACTCAACATGTGTATCAAAAATTCAAGAAGATCATCGAGCATTTCCAAGAAAAAGGGGAGATCGTTTCTCTTCCTCCAGAAACAATCATGCGCATGACTGCATCAAGTATCATTGGTTATATACTCCCACGCTTTCTTCTCTTCTCTGATAAAGAATGGGATGATGAAAAAGAAATTGATCAAATTGTGGCTTTTATTATGTACGGCCTTACAGGAAAACGATAA
- a CDS encoding ABC transporter permease, with translation MRIKALVIRIIRQFVRDKRTLAMMFIAPLLILTLVNLVFSSNDYDPKIGVVSDQQMVVDKLKSSDKAFTVYQNRSEAHRDLKEEKLDAVLVVDFPSTTITLEGSNPTANEVSIMTIQKSMKTIPAKDIENTEVNSEIEYLHGSADMETFDYIGPFLIGFFIFFFVFLISGVSFLRERTTGTLERLLATPMRRWEMVVGYVLGFGIFTILQSAIIVSFAIYVLDIMMAGSLWLVILITLMLAITALSLGTLLSAFATNELQMIQFIPLVVVPQVFFSGLFTIETMADWLQPLSFIMPLTYGGEAIRDIMIQGDGWEEIYGNVLVLLGFSLLFMILNVLALKKHRRL, from the coding sequence ATGAGAATTAAGGCACTAGTGATCCGGATAATCAGACAGTTCGTGCGTGACAAACGTACCCTTGCGATGATGTTCATTGCCCCTCTTCTCATCTTGACGCTAGTAAACCTCGTTTTTTCTAGCAATGACTATGATCCAAAGATAGGCGTTGTCAGTGATCAACAAATGGTTGTAGACAAACTGAAATCATCAGATAAAGCCTTCACCGTTTATCAAAACCGTTCCGAAGCTCATCGAGATTTAAAAGAAGAAAAACTTGATGCTGTACTTGTAGTTGATTTCCCCTCCACTACTATTACTCTTGAAGGAAGCAATCCTACAGCAAACGAAGTTTCTATAATGACTATTCAAAAATCGATGAAAACAATTCCAGCAAAAGACATTGAAAATACAGAAGTTAATTCAGAAATTGAATATTTGCATGGTTCAGCTGATATGGAGACTTTTGACTATATCGGTCCTTTCTTAATCGGATTCTTTATTTTCTTTTTCGTTTTTTTAATTTCAGGTGTTTCATTTCTACGCGAAAGAACGACAGGAACACTTGAACGACTGCTCGCTACTCCGATGCGACGATGGGAAATGGTAGTTGGATATGTATTAGGTTTTGGCATTTTCACTATTTTACAATCTGCCATTATTGTTTCGTTTGCCATCTATGTTCTCGATATCATGATGGCAGGGTCTCTTTGGTTAGTGATTTTGATTACACTGATGCTTGCTATTACAGCCCTTTCACTCGGAACATTGCTTTCTGCTTTTGCAACAAATGAATTGCAGATGATTCAATTCATTCCACTCGTCGTTGTGCCGCAAGTGTTTTTCTCTGGCTTGTTCACCATTGAAACGATGGCAGATTGGCTTCAGCCTTTGAGCTTTATTATGCCATTAACATACGGAGGAGAAGCGATTCGGGATATCATGATTCAAGGTGACGGTTGGGAAGAAATTTATGGAAACGTGCTTGTGCTCCTCGGGTTCTCCCTTTTATTTATGATATTAAACGTACTTGCATTGAAAAAACACCGCAGACTATAA
- a CDS encoding ABC transporter ATP-binding protein, with protein MSSIIQVTNVSKNYRSHQVLKNIDLTVNKKEIYGLLGPSGAGKTTLVKMIAGIETPTSGSINVLDSSMPNLHTMTHIGFMAQSDALYGELSGKENLEFFSSIYSLKGQKQKDRINQVSELVKLSNFLQKPVNQYSGGMKRRLSLAAALLHEPKILILDEPTVGIDPVLRQSIWDELYKLSKSGTTILVTTHVMDEAEKCGQLGMLRDGKVIASGSPKELKDNTSSASIEEAFLYYGGVHHEN; from the coding sequence ATGTCATCTATTATTCAAGTAACGAACGTTTCTAAGAACTATCGATCTCATCAAGTTTTGAAGAACATTGATCTAACTGTGAACAAAAAGGAAATCTATGGATTATTGGGTCCTTCAGGAGCTGGGAAAACAACACTTGTTAAGATGATTGCAGGAATTGAAACCCCTACATCTGGCAGTATAAACGTACTTGATTCTTCAATGCCTAATCTTCACACGATGACACACATAGGATTTATGGCTCAATCTGACGCTCTTTACGGAGAATTAAGTGGAAAGGAAAACCTCGAATTCTTTTCATCAATTTATAGTTTAAAAGGACAAAAACAAAAAGATCGGATCAATCAGGTTTCAGAACTAGTAAAGCTATCAAACTTTCTACAAAAGCCTGTTAATCAATATTCTGGGGGCATGAAACGCAGATTATCTTTAGCTGCTGCACTCTTACATGAACCAAAGATTCTTATTCTTGATGAACCTACAGTAGGAATAGATCCCGTTCTTAGGCAGTCTATTTGGGATGAACTGTATAAGTTAAGCAAGAGTGGTACAACGATTCTAGTCACAACACATGTAATGGACGAAGCAGAAAAATGCGGCCAGCTGGGAATGCTTCGTGATGGAAAAGTAATCGCATCTGGCTCACCAAAAGAATTAAAAGATAATACTTCGAGCGCTTCAATCGAAGAAGCATTTCTTTATTATGGAGGTGTTCATCATGAGAATTAA
- a CDS encoding DUF4395 domain-containing protein has translation MSNSPISIPRPLVRTNQWFIFLSTVATWLSGQSWLLLLPLIAGLLGMCFDYNPVMRVAKLFLKKNPSEYIPEDKDQQQFNQLIAISLLAVGFLSYLMGWSTITWIATIMVATASFVAILGFCIGCYIRFKWQQFRYKRTQDSN, from the coding sequence ATGTCTAACTCTCCCATTTCTATTCCTAGACCTTTAGTTCGAACAAATCAGTGGTTCATTTTTTTATCTACTGTAGCAACTTGGCTTTCTGGTCAATCATGGCTCTTATTACTTCCTTTAATCGCTGGACTTCTTGGAATGTGCTTTGATTACAATCCTGTAATGAGAGTTGCTAAATTATTCTTGAAAAAGAACCCTTCCGAATACATTCCAGAAGATAAAGACCAGCAGCAGTTTAATCAACTGATTGCGATCTCACTACTTGCTGTTGGATTTTTAAGTTATTTAATGGGCTGGAGTACTATAACTTGGATTGCTACTATCATGGTTGCAACAGCTTCGTTCGTAGCCATACTTGGCTTTTGTATTGGTTGCTATATAAGGTTCAAATGGCAGCAATTTCGTTATAAAAGAACTCAAGACTCTAACTAG
- a CDS encoding PaaI family thioesterase → MKIQRDDRDVHFQYAEEIEEKLKNDTFAQWLGIVLTEVGPGTAEAQMTISENMLNAHGTAHGAALFAIADFVFAVACNSYGKTSVGLSVNIGYLAACQSGDKITARAIEIKRNHRTSWYEVRVENDRELVAHVSALSYRKNEYFVGREEG, encoded by the coding sequence ATGAAGATACAAAGAGACGATCGTGATGTGCATTTTCAGTATGCAGAGGAGATTGAGGAAAAGCTCAAGAATGATACCTTCGCTCAATGGTTAGGTATTGTATTAACGGAGGTTGGTCCAGGAACGGCAGAAGCACAAATGACAATCTCTGAAAATATGCTTAATGCTCATGGTACAGCACATGGTGCTGCATTATTTGCTATTGCTGACTTTGTCTTTGCTGTAGCATGTAATTCTTATGGTAAAACATCAGTAGGGCTTTCTGTAAATATTGGATATCTAGCTGCTTGTCAAAGTGGTGATAAAATAACTGCCAGAGCCATAGAGATTAAACGTAATCATAGGACTTCTTGGTATGAAGTAAGAGTAGAAAATGATAGAGAGCTAGTTGCTCATGTAAGTGCTTTATCTTACCGGAAGAATGAATATTTTGTAGGGAGAGAAGAAGGTTAA
- a CDS encoding peroxiredoxin family protein: MLQIGDTAPDFTIKSESGESFSFHSHLEKDDRFHLLVFFRGEWCPVCNDQLKELEQNIETFKELNTHIIAISTDEEQNLKKMKDKHSLSFPVFSDTDRVAGEPYGVQYHNGKLYDDHGEHGEPALFLVDDQKRIVYFDIQTGPFGRPTAEDLRKTIKYIKKTLR; encoded by the coding sequence ATGTTACAAATAGGAGACACAGCACCTGACTTTACTATTAAATCCGAATCCGGAGAATCTTTCTCCTTTCACAGCCACCTTGAAAAAGATGACCGTTTTCACTTACTCGTCTTTTTCCGCGGAGAATGGTGTCCAGTATGTAACGATCAGCTGAAAGAATTAGAGCAAAATATTGAAACGTTCAAAGAATTGAACACCCACATCATCGCGATTTCTACTGATGAAGAACAAAATCTAAAGAAGATGAAGGACAAACACTCCCTTTCTTTTCCGGTTTTTAGTGATACAGACCGTGTTGCGGGAGAACCATATGGTGTCCAATATCATAACGGAAAACTATATGACGATCATGGTGAACATGGAGAACCAGCTTTATTTTTAGTAGATGATCAAAAAAGAATTGTCTATTTTGATATTCAAACAGGACCTTTTGGAAGACCTACTGCAGAAGATTTAAGAAAGACAATCAAATATATTAAAAAAACGTTAAGATAA
- a CDS encoding S8 family peptidase encodes MIKKIATMAAVLPLVVSLATPAAAAKSTAVKANVTPQEIIVKFKDNVSESKVKSLAVKGKDEVKEKGSKFHVIKVKDGNVEAAIAEYEASGDVEYAEPNYTYHASWTPNDTYFSNGVQYAPQKVSAQSAWDITRGSSTTKIAIIDTGVDYNHPDLAGKVIKGYDYVSDDWDPMDLNDHGTHAAGIAAAATNNARGIAGMAPNVSIYAVRVLDANGSGSLDDVANGIYHAVDNGAKVVSLSLGGPGSATSLQNAVNYAVSKGVVVVAAAGNENTSAPSYPAYYSGAIAVAATDRNDLRASFSNYGSWVDVAAPGVDIASTVRNGGYAYMSGTSMACPLVAGIAGLLASQGRSASNIRAAIENTADPISGTGSYYSKGRVNAADAVRY; translated from the coding sequence ATGATTAAGAAGATTGCCACGATGGCAGCGGTTTTACCTTTAGTAGTTTCTCTTGCAACACCAGCGGCAGCTGCAAAAAGCACAGCGGTGAAAGCAAACGTTACACCTCAAGAAATTATCGTAAAATTTAAAGACAACGTGTCAGAGTCAAAAGTAAAATCTCTAGCAGTAAAAGGAAAAGATGAAGTAAAAGAAAAAGGCTCTAAGTTTCATGTAATTAAAGTTAAAGATGGAAACGTAGAAGCAGCCATTGCAGAATATGAAGCGAGTGGAGATGTAGAGTATGCAGAGCCAAACTATACATACCATGCGAGCTGGACTCCAAATGACACGTACTTCTCAAATGGAGTACAATATGCACCTCAAAAAGTAAGTGCTCAATCAGCTTGGGACATCACACGCGGTTCATCTACTACAAAAATTGCAATCATTGATACAGGAGTCGATTACAATCACCCTGATCTAGCTGGTAAAGTTATTAAAGGATATGACTATGTAAGTGACGATTGGGATCCAATGGATCTGAACGATCATGGAACACATGCTGCTGGTATCGCAGCAGCTGCAACGAATAATGCTAGAGGTATCGCAGGAATGGCACCAAACGTATCTATCTATGCTGTACGTGTACTTGATGCGAACGGAAGCGGATCTCTTGATGATGTTGCGAACGGAATCTACCACGCTGTAGATAACGGAGCAAAAGTAGTTTCACTTAGCCTTGGCGGACCTGGATCTGCAACTTCATTACAAAACGCAGTAAACTATGCGGTTTCTAAAGGAGTAGTTGTAGTTGCCGCAGCAGGTAACGAAAACACTTCAGCACCTAGCTATCCAGCATACTATTCAGGTGCCATTGCAGTAGCTGCAACTGACCGCAATGACCTTCGCGCTTCTTTCTCTAACTATGGATCTTGGGTTGATGTAGCCGCTCCTGGTGTAGACATCGCTTCTACTGTACGTAATGGCGGATATGCTTACATGTCTGGTACATCTATGGCTTGTCCTCTTGTAGCAGGTATCGCAGGATTGCTTGCTTCACAAGGAAGAAGTGCTTCTAACATCCGTGCTGCTATCGAGAACACAGCAGATCCTATCTCAGGAACAGGATCTTACTACTCTAAAGGTCGTGTAAACGCGGCAGACGCAGTTCGCTACTAA
- a CDS encoding S8 family peptidase: MSEVCLIPFVLEEVIEESKEEIPYGVEMINAPAFWREGEKGQSVVVAVLDTGCDASHPELAERIVGGRNFVDGDEDDYQDAHYHGTHVAGTIAATLNNAGVAGVAPDVKLLICRVLGKDGGGSYQGIIDAIDYSVKWRGENGERVRVISMSLGGPTDVPELHEAIQRAVLEDVLVVCAAGNEGDNKENTNEHAYPGAYKEVVQVGAVDAKMKLAPFSNTNDEIDLVAPGVDVVSTYPGNKYAKLSGTSMATPHVSGAAALLIEREEKLFGRELSEAEVYAQLVKNTLSIGLTKKAEGNGLLVLNAQEKAVCDQENLRAMRTPIETAAAKESES; encoded by the coding sequence ATGAGTGAAGTCTGTTTAATTCCATTTGTTCTTGAAGAGGTCATTGAAGAATCAAAAGAAGAGATTCCATACGGAGTCGAGATGATTAATGCACCGGCGTTTTGGCGAGAAGGTGAAAAAGGACAGAGTGTGGTTGTTGCCGTACTAGATACCGGATGTGATGCAAGCCATCCGGAGCTTGCTGAACGAATCGTTGGTGGTCGGAATTTTGTAGATGGGGATGAAGATGATTATCAAGATGCGCATTATCATGGGACACATGTGGCAGGTACGATCGCAGCTACTTTAAACAATGCCGGTGTAGCGGGTGTAGCACCAGATGTGAAACTCTTAATCTGTAGAGTTCTTGGAAAAGATGGAGGCGGATCGTATCAAGGAATCATCGATGCTATTGACTACTCCGTTAAATGGAGAGGGGAAAATGGCGAGAGAGTGCGTGTGATCTCTATGTCACTTGGTGGACCGACAGATGTACCTGAGCTACATGAAGCGATTCAAAGAGCCGTATTGGAAGATGTGCTTGTAGTCTGTGCAGCAGGTAACGAAGGGGATAATAAGGAAAATACGAATGAGCATGCTTATCCCGGCGCGTATAAAGAAGTCGTTCAAGTAGGTGCAGTGGATGCTAAAATGAAACTTGCTCCGTTTTCAAACACCAATGATGAGATTGACCTGGTTGCTCCGGGCGTTGATGTTGTTTCTACTTATCCAGGAAATAAATATGCAAAGTTATCTGGAACTTCTATGGCGACGCCTCATGTATCGGGAGCAGCTGCATTACTGATTGAACGAGAAGAAAAATTGTTTGGTCGTGAACTTTCAGAAGCAGAGGTCTATGCTCAATTAGTAAAAAATACGTTAAGTATCGGACTAACAAAGAAAGCAGAAGGAAATGGTTTGTTAGTATTAAATGCACAAGAAAAAGCAGTTTGCGATCAGGAGAATTTAAGAGCGATGAGAACTCCTATTGAAACGGCTGCAGCGAAAGAGTCAGAATCATAA
- a CDS encoding MBL fold metallo-hydrolase codes for MVLLGFLLVIVTAVFLFMMIHPVFGKKPSKQEVNTYETIKNYNDGVFTNQIETVMTTDLRSMLPVLKEFLSGNPNRQPKKAIPINLFQLPEEANQETRVTWFGHSALLIEMDGKRILIDPMFGSAPSPVPWFGNKRYSKELPFKIEELPQVDLVVLSHDHYDHLDYETIKQLKHKVKNFAVPLGVAGHLKRWGVEPDRIKECNWWDEIQFSGISLVCSPARHFSGRSISDRNSTLWCSWIIQGKDSNIYFSGDSGYGPHFKEIGKRYGPFDLTLMECGQYHEKWAAIHMMPEETVQAHLDVSGKVMLPIHWGAFTLSLHDWTDPVERAVNAAILSNVQICTPQIGETVTLGSEFLSSSTWWRENKNR; via the coding sequence ATGGTTTTATTAGGCTTTCTACTTGTAATCGTAACAGCTGTTTTTTTATTTATGATGATTCATCCTGTTTTTGGTAAGAAGCCCTCAAAACAAGAGGTGAACACGTATGAAACAATAAAAAACTATAATGATGGTGTTTTTACTAATCAGATAGAAACCGTGATGACAACGGATCTACGTTCTATGCTCCCTGTATTAAAAGAATTTTTAAGTGGAAACCCTAATCGTCAGCCTAAGAAAGCAATTCCTATAAACTTGTTTCAGTTACCTGAAGAAGCAAATCAAGAAACAAGAGTAACTTGGTTTGGACATTCAGCATTATTGATAGAGATGGACGGAAAACGCATACTAATCGATCCTATGTTCGGCTCCGCGCCGTCGCCTGTTCCTTGGTTTGGAAACAAGCGTTATAGCAAAGAACTGCCTTTTAAAATTGAAGAACTTCCCCAAGTGGATCTAGTGGTTTTGTCACATGATCATTATGACCATCTGGATTATGAAACCATCAAACAACTTAAACATAAAGTGAAAAATTTTGCAGTCCCGCTTGGCGTTGCTGGACATTTAAAGCGGTGGGGAGTGGAACCAGACCGCATAAAAGAATGTAACTGGTGGGATGAGATACAGTTTTCAGGAATTTCATTAGTCTGCTCCCCCGCACGACATTTTTCAGGAAGAAGCATATCGGATCGTAATTCTACCCTTTGGTGTTCTTGGATTATACAAGGAAAGGATTCGAACATTTATTTTAGTGGGGACAGTGGATATGGACCACACTTTAAAGAGATTGGGAAACGGTATGGACCTTTTGACCTCACTTTAATGGAATGTGGACAATATCATGAGAAGTGGGCTGCGATACATATGATGCCTGAAGAAACAGTACAAGCTCACCTTGATGTAAGTGGCAAAGTCATGCTTCCTATTCATTGGGGTGCTTTTACGCTATCACTGCATGATTGGACAGATCCTGTAGAACGGGCGGTAAATGCTGCAATATTATCCAATGTTCAAATATGTACGCCTCAGATTGGTGAGACAGTTACTCTTGGCTCAGAGTTTTTATCTAGCTCGACGTGGTGGAGAGAGAATAAGAATAGATAA
- a CDS encoding cupin domain-containing protein: protein MKMLSEDVKTLFFTDDGTIPNHPSWPVLLYVGKLKEPQDALDVFEQNGWSNGWKNGVFDYHHYHSNTHEVLGVMSGEAVLLLGGEDGVSVTVSKGDVIVLPAGTGHKCIGSSTDFKVAGAYPNGMDHNLKKGEPDDRPAVLDDIMLVPLPDRDPLFGSDGPLLELWKS from the coding sequence ATGAAAATGCTGAGTGAAGATGTTAAAACTTTGTTTTTTACAGACGATGGGACGATTCCGAATCATCCTTCCTGGCCCGTTTTGTTATACGTAGGAAAATTAAAAGAACCTCAGGATGCATTAGACGTTTTTGAGCAAAACGGCTGGAGTAATGGTTGGAAGAATGGTGTCTTTGATTATCATCATTATCATAGCAATACTCATGAAGTTCTAGGTGTTATGAGCGGTGAGGCGGTTCTCCTACTTGGAGGAGAAGATGGCGTTTCTGTTACTGTTTCAAAAGGGGATGTTATCGTGCTCCCTGCCGGTACCGGACATAAATGTATCGGATCCAGCACTGATTTTAAAGTAGCTGGAGCATACCCGAATGGAATGGACCACAACCTTAAAAAAGGTGAACCTGATGATCGACCAGCTGTATTAGATGATATTATGCTCGTTCCATTACCTGATAGAGATCCTCTCTTTGGAAGTGATGGCCCACTGTTGGAGTTGTGGAAAAGTTAA
- a CDS encoding thioredoxin family protein: MMTDLNTWFDKGMTRYAYIHSMKTHKENLLTIYNSFVLPEPMKDALQGIQKNRLRAIVITEDWCGDAMLNLPVFMRMADEALIDIRFILRDQHPELMDRYLTAKAKSIPIIIFIDEKGKEVVKWGPRAPKLQQIVEERKKKIPSKEDPRYEKAFKLFADRISSLFTTDHALWEEVSLDIIKKLLAKLNVNSL; this comes from the coding sequence ATGATGACTGACCTCAATACATGGTTTGATAAAGGCATGACGCGCTATGCATATATCCATTCAATGAAAACACACAAGGAAAACTTGCTGACGATATATAATTCATTCGTGCTACCTGAACCTATGAAAGATGCGTTGCAAGGCATCCAAAAAAACCGGTTGAGAGCGATCGTGATTACCGAAGATTGGTGTGGTGATGCGATGTTGAATCTTCCTGTTTTTATGCGCATGGCAGATGAAGCACTTATTGATATCCGCTTTATCTTACGCGACCAGCATCCGGAATTAATGGATCGATACTTAACAGCAAAAGCAAAATCAATTCCTATCATTATCTTTATTGATGAGAAGGGAAAAGAAGTTGTAAAGTGGGGCCCACGTGCTCCGAAATTGCAGCAAATTGTTGAAGAGCGCAAAAAGAAGATACCTTCAAAAGAGGATCCACGTTACGAAAAAGCCTTCAAGCTTTTTGCTGATCGAATCTCTAGTTTGTTTACGACTGACCATGCCCTTTGGGAAGAAGTAAGCCTTGATATTATAAAAAAATTATTAGCTAAACTAAATGTTAACAGCCTGTAA